One Halorhodospira halophila genomic window, GCGGCCTGCATGCGCCCCAGTCCGGCGGCCCCGTCACTGCCCATGCCGGTGAGCAGCACGCCCACGGCGTTGCTCCGGGCCGCCCGGGCCACCGAGTCGAACAGAACGTCCACCGAGGGCCGGTGACGATTGACCAGTTCGTCCTCGGTGATCCGGCAGATGTACTTGCTGCCGTCGCGGTGGAGTTCAAGGTGGTAGCCACCGGGGGCGATGTAGGTGTGCCCCGGGAGCACACGCTGGCCGTCTCGCGCCTCGTGGACCGAGACGGCGCAGATGTGATCGAGCCGTTCGGCAAAGGCCGCCGAGAAGCCGGGCGGCATGTGCTGGGTAATCACGGTGGCCGGGGCGTTGGGCGGCATCACCTCGAGCAGCCGCTGCACCGCCAGCGTACCACCGGTGGAGGCACCGATCGCCACCACCTTGTCCGTGGTGCGCTGATGCGGCTGCGGCGCGGCACCCCGGGGCTGGCTGTGCCCCGGCCGCACCCGGGCCCGCGCGGCGGTACGCACCTTGGCAATGATCTCCTCGGCATACGCGTCCAAGGTGTGGCTGACATCGGTGCGCGGCTTGGTTACGAAGTCGACGGCGCCGAGTGCCAGCGCCTCAAGGGTCTCCTCGGCGCCCTCCTCGGTCAGCGAAGAGACCATGACCACCGGCATCGGGCGCAACCGCATCAGGTTGCGCAGGAAGGTGATGCCGTCCATACGCGGCATCTCGACATCCAGGGTCAGGACGTCGGGGTTGAGCTGCTTGATCTTCTCGCGGGCGTCGTAGGGATCCCGCGCCGTGCCCACCACCTCGATGTCGTCGACACCGGCGAACAGCTCGGTGAGCATCCGGCGGATGAGGGCGGAGTCATCAACAATCAGTACCCGGATCATGCGCCCCCCCCCCCCCGTTAGAACAGATCCACGTCGCCGGACACGGGGCGCTCGTCGATCTCGTGGAGGTAGTGCTCCTCGCGCCGGACCACGGTATCGTTGCGCGTGCTCATCAGCTTCTTGGAACGGGCCCGACCACTCTCGGGATAGTACTGCACCTTGCGCGGGTACTCCCCGCCGAGATCCTGCGCGATCACGCGGAGCTGCTCGGTACGGACGTATTCCAGGGCGAACTCGATGTTCCGCTGGCCGACGTCGGTCATCCCCGCCATGACCCGGCCGCCGCCGAAGAGCTTGACCTCCAGCTCATCGCGACTGCCCCCGGCGGCGAGGATGCGATTGATCAGCTGCTCCATGGCGTGGTTGCCGTAGCGCGTGGCGGTGCTCAGTGGATCACCCTCCCAGTGGTGCGGGTCGCCACCTCGGATCGGCAGCATGAAATGGTTCATCCCGCCGATGCCCCGGCGGCGATCGCGGATACACGCCGAGACGCAGGAGCCGAGCACGGTGAC contains:
- a CDS encoding protein-glutamate methylesterase/protein-glutamine glutaminase, whose amino-acid sequence is MIRVLIVDDSALIRRMLTELFAGVDDIEVVGTARDPYDAREKIKQLNPDVLTLDVEMPRMDGITFLRNLMRLRPMPVVMVSSLTEEGAEETLEALALGAVDFVTKPRTDVSHTLDAYAEEIIAKVRTAARARVRPGHSQPRGAAPQPHQRTTDKVVAIGASTGGTLAVQRLLEVMPPNAPATVITQHMPPGFSAAFAERLDHICAVSVHEARDGQRVLPGHTYIAPGGYHLELHRDGSKYICRITEDELVNRHRPSVDVLFDSVARAARSNAVGVLLTGMGSDGAAGLGRMQAAGAVTIAQDEASSVVWGMPGAAVKAGHADQVLPLERIAEAILAAVAPPSH
- the cheD gene encoding chemoreceptor glutamine deamidase CheD, translated to MAAPSTASRTELRRASWRNRGVELPECLPGFEHINRYWDPQHEAFAAKILPGEFYVTRGPEMVVTVLGSCVSACIRDRRRGIGGMNHFMLPIRGGDPHHWEGDPLSTATRYGNHAMEQLINRILAAGGSRDELEVKLFGGGRVMAGMTDVGQRNIEFALEYVRTEQLRVIAQDLGGEYPRKVQYYPESGRARSKKLMSTRNDTVVRREEHYLHEIDERPVSGDVDLF